CCAGAAGTTGCATGATTATTCTGTCCTGGCTATAATGCAAAAAGGTCCTAGAGTAGACACTCACAATAAAcctggtggttttattttttaaataggaatttaaatatatatatatatattaaaaaaaaagcccacctGTGGTTCGCCATCTCCCTCATTTCACAGTTAAATTCAATGACAAAGAAATCCCTGAGACTAAAGAGGAGACAACAGATAGTGGATTCAGGGAAACTTAATGGGGGAGGCAAATGTTAGGTGACTCTGGCATACAAAAATTAGTTCAGCTTCTCTGTTGCTCCAAAGAAATCAGTCCTTGCCCCTGATTTATATCTGCAGAGGATGTGAATACCTCAActatagaaatatttcatatacagCCCTTCTTTATACTCAACAAAACAATATCATTAAGAATTGTATCCATACAGACCATATAGAGCTGTACAGTTTAATACCTATACTGTCTTAAACTTTGATTACcgtattaatataatataaagtGCTTGGTATATTCAAAACAATTATAGGATTGGATTTTCACTGCCCACTGAGACTCTgtgatatattttaaacttttccttATTACtataaaactttgaaatatgTCTACCTAtacaaggagaggaaaaatatctaGTGTCAAAAGCACAACTCCTCAATTTTGTCCATTACAAAATGATCAAACACAAAATATGATCCTTTCACACATGTTGTTTTTCGAGCTGCTCCTCTGTCATTCAcctggaactggaaaaaaaggaaaccataAAAGGATGGCACCACTTAAATTTCCTATAGAGCAGACAGGTAAACTTTTCTGTCTCCCACCCCAAAGTACCTTCACGTCCATGATCATACACACCGAGGCATAGCCCTTGCCCTGTTTATGCACTGTAAAGGCCATTGCTCAGTATTCCAGCTCCAGCAACAGCAGGCATGCATGATGGCATGCAGTCTGTTATCTTGCTCAGATAACAAGACTAATGGCTCTCAAACCTTCCTCACTGCCATTAAATCAGGTCCTGGATCTGGCAGGAGACACCTGCCTCTGTTTTTGAGCCTCTTCggctcttttcttctcctgttcctCTGCCTTCTTCCGCTCCTCTTTTAGCTCCTTGTACCTCCATTTAGGAATCTGCAAATAGGGGTCATCTTTAGCACTGCTCCTCCTTCTCGCCTTTTCTGGCTGGAAGGTGGGAGGAGGAGCCTTGCTGATACGGACTTTGGGGATGACAAATCCTGGTCTCACACTGCTCCGTCTGAGCAGGTGGAGCGGCAAGAGGCTTGTTTTCCTGGTGGCTATAGTGTTCACTTGAGACACTGCAAGGCTGACGGGCTGCAGACTGGCTCGCCGGTCCTTCTTCTTGGGGATCAATGTGATTTTGGagttctgaaataatttctcataGCTGCTAACATGGTCTTTGTCCAGGGATCGGATCTCCTCAGCTCTCTGCTTCCTAAGGATTTCCTGCACAGCCAGTCTGCGTTTTCCCACAGAAGGTGGGCTTCCTGGGCACACAGTCCTGCATGACAGAGCAATGAAAGGGCTGCCTAAGCTTGTGGTCACCTTCACCATGTGATCAAGGACCCCACCTTCTTCTGGGCCATGGAAAGCCTGGAATGAGACAGCTGACCTCATGCACTCAGAAATCCTCTGCAAACAGGTCTTTGGCTCTGCAGCCTTGGCAAGGAGTTCCTTCATCTTTGGCCATTCTGGTTTGTATTGATCACATAACTGTTCTGGGCATGGCCTATCCATCAGCTTTTGCATGATGAAGGCAGATTCTGATCTTCCTGTGTAACAAGCCCATTCCCACGAAGTCAGTCCACGGCTTGGATCAGTCGAGTGAACATTGGCCccttaaggaaaagaaaaacaaatactgttaATTAACGAAACTTCCCATACTTCCGAGCACTTTCATATTCAATTTTGGTTTATGTGTATCACTGCCACTATAGGTAACTTCTGAGTATATTGAAAAAGGTTTAAGCTAAAAAATTAACAGGCTACAACTTTTGACTTCTTGATGGGCTTCTCTGCCAGCTGAAGCACCATTCTCAAACAGCCAACACATAATTTACCTACACAGATCTTggcacaaaagaaaagacattctgTCACAttgctttaggaaaaagaagtgtGCAGAGGCTGAGACCTGGGGAAAAGGCTAGAGAAACATCAtgataaacta
The genomic region above belongs to Cygnus atratus isolate AKBS03 ecotype Queensland, Australia chromosome 2, CAtr_DNAZoo_HiC_assembly, whole genome shotgun sequence and contains:
- the ANKRD33B gene encoding ankyrin repeat domain-containing protein 33B, encoding MVLLSGAGGQLAGERVCPAPGSGKELPEAESGPEQGAEGAAGQGQGDEEEEEEEEDCEEYEDFSELPDTCSIASDDSFYPPGGLEDGAEDGWSLEQGDGGSPEALSLFRACCTNNAVVLRALIRQGPEEEEVRETDRNRRNGLIVACYHGYVDIVIALSQCPHLDVNWQDNEGNTALITAAQAGHITITNYLLNYFPGLDIEKRNVFGFTALMKSAMQGRTECVKALMLAGANVHSTDPSRGLTSWEWACYTGRSESAFIMQKLMDRPCPEQLCDQYKPEWPKMKELLAKAAEPKTCLQRISECMRSAVSFQAFHGPEEGGVLDHMVKVTTSLGSPFIALSCRTVCPGSPPSVGKRRLAVQEILRKQRAEEIRSLDKDHVSSYEKLFQNSKITLIPKKKDRRASLQPVSLAVSQVNTIATRKTSLLPLHLLRRSSVRPGFVIPKVRISKAPPPTFQPEKARRRSSAKDDPYLQIPKWRYKELKEERKKAEEQEKKRAEEAQKQRQVSPARSRT